The Tursiops truncatus isolate mTurTru1 chromosome 6, mTurTru1.mat.Y, whole genome shotgun sequence genome includes a window with the following:
- the TRUB2 gene encoding pseudouridylate synthase TRUB2, mitochondrial isoform X5, with amino-acid sequence MGLDGLARLHGLFAAYKPPGLKWKHLRDTVELQLLKGLNAGKRPASEHRVRFLLGPVEGSEEKELTLTATSVPTLIDHPLVRGPAFTSLKIGMGHRLDAQASGVLVLGVGRGRRLLTDMYNAHLTKDYTVHGLLGKATDDFCEDGRLVEKTTYDHVTREKLERILSLIQGSHQKALVMYSNADLQTQEAYEMAVSGVLRPMNKSPMLVTGIRCLQFAPPEFLLVPHLG; translated from the exons ATGGGGTTAGACGGCCTGGCGCGGCTGCATGGGCTCTTCGCCGCCTACAAGCCCCCGGGACTAAAGTGGAAGCATCTGCGCGATACCGTGGAGCTGCAGCTTTTGAAAG GTCTCAATGCTGGGAAGCGTCCTGCCTCTGAACATCGTGTTCGCTTCCTGCTGGGCCCCGTGGAAGGCAGTGAAGAGAAGGAGCTGACCCTCACAGCCACCAGTGTGCCCACCCTCATCGACCATCCGCTGG TACGTggaccagcattcaccagcctgaAGATTGGCATGGGGCACCGACTGGATGCCCAGGCGTCTGGGGTGCTTG TGCTCGGCGTGGGACGTGGACGAAGGCTCCTCACCGACATGTACAACGCTCACCTCACCAAG GATTACACAGTGCACGGCCTCCTGGGCAAAGCCACAGACGACTTCTGTGAGGACGGGCGGCTGGTGGAGAAGACGACGTATG ACCACGTGACCAGAGAGAAGCTGGAGCGAATCCTGTCCCTGATCCAAGGTTCCCATCAGAAGGCTCTGGTGAT GTACTCCAACGCTGACCTACAGACCCAGGAGGCCTATGAGATGGCCGTGAGCGGCGTGCTCCGGCCCATGAACAAGTCCCCAATGCTGGTAACTGGCATCCGATGCCTCCAGTTTGCGCCTCCAGAATTCCTCTTAG TTCCCCATCTGGGATGa
- the TRUB2 gene encoding pseudouridylate synthase TRUB2, mitochondrial isoform X2 → MGLDGLARLHGLFAAYKPPGLKWKHLRDTVELQLLKGLNAGKRPASEHRVRFLLGPVEGSEEKELTLTATSVPTLIDHPLVRGPAFTSLKIGMGHRLDAQASGVLVLGVGRGRRLLTDMYNAHLTKDYTVHGLLGKATDDFCEDGRLVEKTTYDHVTREKLERILSLIQGSHQKALVMYSNADLQTQEAYEMAVSGVLRPMNKSPMLVTGIRCLQFAPPEFLLACRILVPSPGIQSYPFKNKGGASLMAQWLRVRHGR, encoded by the exons ATGGGGTTAGACGGCCTGGCGCGGCTGCATGGGCTCTTCGCCGCCTACAAGCCCCCGGGACTAAAGTGGAAGCATCTGCGCGATACCGTGGAGCTGCAGCTTTTGAAAG GTCTCAATGCTGGGAAGCGTCCTGCCTCTGAACATCGTGTTCGCTTCCTGCTGGGCCCCGTGGAAGGCAGTGAAGAGAAGGAGCTGACCCTCACAGCCACCAGTGTGCCCACCCTCATCGACCATCCGCTGG TACGTggaccagcattcaccagcctgaAGATTGGCATGGGGCACCGACTGGATGCCCAGGCGTCTGGGGTGCTTG TGCTCGGCGTGGGACGTGGACGAAGGCTCCTCACCGACATGTACAACGCTCACCTCACCAAG GATTACACAGTGCACGGCCTCCTGGGCAAAGCCACAGACGACTTCTGTGAGGACGGGCGGCTGGTGGAGAAGACGACGTATG ACCACGTGACCAGAGAGAAGCTGGAGCGAATCCTGTCCCTGATCCAAGGTTCCCATCAGAAGGCTCTGGTGAT GTACTCCAACGCTGACCTACAGACCCAGGAGGCCTATGAGATGGCCGTGAGCGGCGTGCTCCGGCCCATGAACAAGTCCCCAATGCTGGTAACTGGCATCCGATGCCTCCAGTTTGCGCCTCCAGAATTCCTCTTAG cttgcaggatcttagttccatcaCCAGGGATCCAATCCTACCCTTTTAAGAAtaaaggtggggcttccctgatggcgcagtggttgagagtccgccatgggcgctga
- the TRUB2 gene encoding pseudouridylate synthase TRUB2, mitochondrial isoform X1, producing the protein MGLDGLARLHGLFAAYKPPGLKWKHLRDTVELQLLKGLNAGKRPASEHRVRFLLGPVEGSEEKELTLTATSVPTLIDHPLVRGPAFTSLKIGMGHRLDAQASGVLVLGVGRGRRLLTDMYNAHLTKDYTVHGLLGKATDDFCEDGRLVEKTTYDHVTREKLERILSLIQGSHQKALVMYSNADLQTQEAYEMAVSGVLRPMNKSPMLVTGIRCLQFAPPEFLLEVQCMHETQKQLRRLVHEIGLELKSTAVCTQVRRTRDGFFTLDDALLRTQWDLPSIQDAIQSAAPRVAAELEKNLRPGLGTQ; encoded by the exons ATGGGGTTAGACGGCCTGGCGCGGCTGCATGGGCTCTTCGCCGCCTACAAGCCCCCGGGACTAAAGTGGAAGCATCTGCGCGATACCGTGGAGCTGCAGCTTTTGAAAG GTCTCAATGCTGGGAAGCGTCCTGCCTCTGAACATCGTGTTCGCTTCCTGCTGGGCCCCGTGGAAGGCAGTGAAGAGAAGGAGCTGACCCTCACAGCCACCAGTGTGCCCACCCTCATCGACCATCCGCTGG TACGTggaccagcattcaccagcctgaAGATTGGCATGGGGCACCGACTGGATGCCCAGGCGTCTGGGGTGCTTG TGCTCGGCGTGGGACGTGGACGAAGGCTCCTCACCGACATGTACAACGCTCACCTCACCAAG GATTACACAGTGCACGGCCTCCTGGGCAAAGCCACAGACGACTTCTGTGAGGACGGGCGGCTGGTGGAGAAGACGACGTATG ACCACGTGACCAGAGAGAAGCTGGAGCGAATCCTGTCCCTGATCCAAGGTTCCCATCAGAAGGCTCTGGTGAT GTACTCCAACGCTGACCTACAGACCCAGGAGGCCTATGAGATGGCCGTGAGCGGCGTGCTCCGGCCCATGAACAAGTCCCCAATGCTGGTAACTGGCATCCGATGCCTCCAGTTTGCGCCTCCAGAATTCCTCTTAG AGGTGCAGTGCATGCATGAGACGCAGAAGCAGCTGCGAAGGCTGGTGCACGAAATCGGCCTGGAACTGAAGAGCACCGCTGTCTGCACCCAGGTGCGGCGTACACGCGATGGTTTCTTCACCCTGGACGATGCCCTCCTAAGGACCCAATGGGACCTACCCAGCATCCAGGATGCCATCCAGTCCGCAGCACCCCGAGTGGCAGCAGAGCTGGAGAAGAACTTGAGGCCGGGGCTGGGCACCCAGTAG
- the TRUB2 gene encoding pseudouridylate synthase TRUB2, mitochondrial isoform X3 has protein sequence MQPRAILEAGFFEEKDLVCFFPVRGPAFTSLKIGMGHRLDAQASGVLVLGVGRGRRLLTDMYNAHLTKDYTVHGLLGKATDDFCEDGRLVEKTTYDHVTREKLERILSLIQGSHQKALVMYSNADLQTQEAYEMAVSGVLRPMNKSPMLVTGIRCLQFAPPEFLLEVQCMHETQKQLRRLVHEIGLELKSTAVCTQVRRTRDGFFTLDDALLRTQWDLPSIQDAIQSAAPRVAAELEKNLRPGLGTQ, from the exons ATGCAGCCCAGAGCCATCCTGGAGGCTGGATTCTTTGAGGAAAAGGACCTCGTTTGTTTCTTTCCAGTACGTggaccagcattcaccagcctgaAGATTGGCATGGGGCACCGACTGGATGCCCAGGCGTCTGGGGTGCTTG TGCTCGGCGTGGGACGTGGACGAAGGCTCCTCACCGACATGTACAACGCTCACCTCACCAAG GATTACACAGTGCACGGCCTCCTGGGCAAAGCCACAGACGACTTCTGTGAGGACGGGCGGCTGGTGGAGAAGACGACGTATG ACCACGTGACCAGAGAGAAGCTGGAGCGAATCCTGTCCCTGATCCAAGGTTCCCATCAGAAGGCTCTGGTGAT GTACTCCAACGCTGACCTACAGACCCAGGAGGCCTATGAGATGGCCGTGAGCGGCGTGCTCCGGCCCATGAACAAGTCCCCAATGCTGGTAACTGGCATCCGATGCCTCCAGTTTGCGCCTCCAGAATTCCTCTTAG AGGTGCAGTGCATGCATGAGACGCAGAAGCAGCTGCGAAGGCTGGTGCACGAAATCGGCCTGGAACTGAAGAGCACCGCTGTCTGCACCCAGGTGCGGCGTACACGCGATGGTTTCTTCACCCTGGACGATGCCCTCCTAAGGACCCAATGGGACCTACCCAGCATCCAGGATGCCATCCAGTCCGCAGCACCCCGAGTGGCAGCAGAGCTGGAGAAGAACTTGAGGCCGGGGCTGGGCACCCAGTAG
- the TRUB2 gene encoding pseudouridylate synthase TRUB2, mitochondrial isoform X4, protein MGLDGLARLHGLFAAYKPPGLKWKHLRDTVELQLLKGLNAGKRPASEHRVRFLLGPVEGSEEKELTLTATSVPTLIDHPLVRGPAFTSLKIGMGHRLDAQASGVLVLGVGRGRRLLTDMYNAHLTKDYTVHGLLGKATDDFCEDGRLVEKTTYDHVTREKLERILSLIQGSHQKALVMYSNADLQTQEAYEMAVSGVLRPMNKSPMLVTGIRCLQFAPPEFLLGPTLGYTSKNKALEKGAVHA, encoded by the exons ATGGGGTTAGACGGCCTGGCGCGGCTGCATGGGCTCTTCGCCGCCTACAAGCCCCCGGGACTAAAGTGGAAGCATCTGCGCGATACCGTGGAGCTGCAGCTTTTGAAAG GTCTCAATGCTGGGAAGCGTCCTGCCTCTGAACATCGTGTTCGCTTCCTGCTGGGCCCCGTGGAAGGCAGTGAAGAGAAGGAGCTGACCCTCACAGCCACCAGTGTGCCCACCCTCATCGACCATCCGCTGG TACGTggaccagcattcaccagcctgaAGATTGGCATGGGGCACCGACTGGATGCCCAGGCGTCTGGGGTGCTTG TGCTCGGCGTGGGACGTGGACGAAGGCTCCTCACCGACATGTACAACGCTCACCTCACCAAG GATTACACAGTGCACGGCCTCCTGGGCAAAGCCACAGACGACTTCTGTGAGGACGGGCGGCTGGTGGAGAAGACGACGTATG ACCACGTGACCAGAGAGAAGCTGGAGCGAATCCTGTCCCTGATCCAAGGTTCCCATCAGAAGGCTCTGGTGAT GTACTCCAACGCTGACCTACAGACCCAGGAGGCCTATGAGATGGCCGTGAGCGGCGTGCTCCGGCCCATGAACAAGTCCCCAATGCTGGTAACTGGCATCCGATGCCTCCAGTTTGCGCCTCCAGAATTCCTCTTAG GACCCACCCTGGGCTACACTTCGAAGAACAAAGCCCTAGAGAA AGGTGCAGTGCATGCATGA